A window from Corynebacterium urogenitale encodes these proteins:
- the purE gene encoding 5-(carboxyamino)imidazole ribonucleotide mutase, which produces MSTSENANPQGPLVGIVMGSDSDWPTVQPAAEVLAEFGVPMEVGVVSAHRTPERMLDYARTAHTKGIKVIIACAGGAAHLPGMIAAATPLPVIGVPRALGNLDGLDSLLSIVQMPAGVPTATVSIDGAKNAGLLAVRTLAVADDRLMEQMVRYQEAMRDQVLEKDTALQNKLLGGR; this is translated from the coding sequence ATGAGCACTTCTGAGAACGCTAACCCGCAGGGGCCACTCGTTGGCATCGTTATGGGCTCCGACAGCGATTGGCCAACGGTGCAGCCAGCCGCTGAGGTTCTTGCTGAGTTTGGCGTGCCGATGGAGGTTGGTGTGGTGTCCGCGCACCGCACCCCGGAGCGCATGTTGGACTACGCGCGGACTGCGCACACCAAGGGCATCAAGGTGATCATTGCTTGTGCTGGGGGTGCGGCACATCTTCCCGGCATGATTGCCGCGGCCACGCCGCTGCCGGTTATTGGTGTTCCGCGGGCGCTCGGAAACCTCGATGGGCTCGATTCGCTGTTGTCTATTGTCCAGATGCCCGCGGGCGTGCCGACCGCGACTGTGTCTATCGACGGTGCCAAGAACGCAGGGTTGTTGGCAGTGCGTACGCTCGCGGTGGCCGATGATCGACTCATGGAGCAGATGGTGCGCTACCAGGAAGCCATGCGAGATCAGGTGCTGGAGAAGGACACTGCCCTGCAGAACAAGCTGCTGGGTGGCCGCTAG
- a CDS encoding biotin--[acetyl-CoA-carboxylase] ligase, translating into MKQGTVPRHRQRTPLDVEAVNGRVRPVGFTVEAVGQTGSTNTDLAHRAGCADGTVLCAEEQVAGRGRMGRTWTAPASSQLIASISLSCPDVPPERLGLVPLLAGLSIAKGINDATGLHAELKWPNDVLIGGRKLVGVLVEAAEVAPTPRLVVGFGVNYDLQRDELPVPHATSLALEVAQLGRELPRREEVLSRILVQLAEDLQRFRTLGGAPMTFMTRYKKLSATLGQEVKVMLPGDTQLLGTATDISDSGELVVRSEDGQVRSVAAGDVIHVRPQEDGTYSVI; encoded by the coding sequence ATGAAACAAGGCACGGTTCCGCGACACAGGCAGCGCACGCCCCTCGATGTGGAGGCGGTCAACGGACGCGTGCGGCCAGTGGGTTTCACCGTGGAGGCCGTGGGGCAAACCGGCTCCACGAACACGGATCTGGCTCATCGCGCGGGCTGTGCGGATGGGACGGTGCTGTGTGCCGAAGAACAGGTAGCAGGGCGGGGGCGCATGGGGCGCACGTGGACAGCTCCGGCCAGCTCGCAACTTATTGCTTCGATCTCCTTAAGCTGCCCTGATGTTCCCCCGGAGCGCCTTGGCCTGGTGCCTTTGCTCGCGGGATTGTCCATCGCGAAGGGGATTAACGACGCCACAGGCCTCCACGCTGAACTGAAATGGCCGAATGATGTGCTGATCGGCGGGCGGAAACTGGTTGGCGTGCTGGTGGAGGCTGCCGAGGTTGCGCCCACGCCACGGTTGGTTGTGGGCTTCGGCGTGAATTACGACCTGCAGCGCGATGAACTGCCTGTTCCACACGCAACGTCCCTGGCGTTGGAGGTGGCGCAACTGGGTAGGGAGTTGCCACGCCGGGAGGAGGTGCTCTCACGGATTCTCGTCCAATTGGCTGAGGATTTGCAGCGTTTCCGAACTTTAGGCGGGGCACCGATGACCTTCATGACCCGGTATAAGAAGCTTTCCGCGACCCTGGGGCAGGAAGTGAAGGTGATGCTGCCAGGGGATACACAGCTGCTCGGGACGGCCACCGATATCTCGGATTCCGGGGAACTCGTCGTACGCAGCGAGGATGGCCAGGTGCGCTCTGTGGCCGCCGGAGACGTGATTCATGTCCGCCCCCAGGAAGACGGAACGTATAGTGTCATCTGA
- a CDS encoding 5-(carboxyamino)imidazole ribonucleotide synthase codes for MTQQTSSHADQTASTADRAADWALSRTSAHAPGAPLVTIIGDGQLARMMHQAGIEMGLTIRVLAGAADSSTAQVTPDVVIGDYTNRNHVDEVSRDADAVTFDHEHVPNAFTEELIAAGVNVQPQPQALINAQDKLVMRKRLREMGAPVPPFMPIESVEDIQGFFEATGGAVCLKARRGGYDGKGVWFPESAEEAAELVAELLDKGTPLMAEKKVRLVRELSAMVARTPSGEVAAWPVVESVQQDGICFEAVAPAPNTNAELLAQAEDLARTVATELGVTGVLAVELFETVDEAGQPEIIVNELAMRPHNTGHWTQDGCVTSQFEQHLRAVLDRPLGSPAPIARHTVMANVLGADFEPDTPIHQRMDECWRRFPEAKIHMYGKDWRPRRKMGHVNMTLKEGQSVDELRTNARLAATYVVTGAWEDGYEG; via the coding sequence GTGACACAACAGACTTCATCTCACGCTGATCAGACCGCTTCTACTGCCGACCGCGCGGCCGACTGGGCCCTCTCGCGAACTAGTGCCCACGCGCCGGGCGCACCTTTGGTGACCATCATCGGAGATGGTCAGCTGGCTCGGATGATGCACCAGGCGGGCATCGAGATGGGCCTGACCATCCGCGTACTGGCGGGTGCAGCCGACTCCTCCACGGCCCAGGTGACTCCTGACGTCGTCATTGGTGACTACACGAATAGAAACCACGTCGACGAGGTCAGCCGCGATGCCGATGCCGTGACCTTCGACCACGAGCACGTACCCAACGCGTTTACTGAAGAGCTCATTGCGGCCGGTGTGAACGTCCAGCCGCAGCCGCAGGCCCTCATCAATGCGCAGGACAAGCTGGTGATGCGCAAGCGCCTGCGCGAGATGGGGGCTCCGGTTCCGCCGTTCATGCCGATCGAGTCCGTAGAGGATATTCAGGGATTCTTCGAGGCCACCGGAGGCGCCGTCTGTCTCAAGGCGCGTCGTGGAGGCTACGACGGCAAAGGCGTGTGGTTCCCAGAAAGCGCCGAGGAAGCTGCAGAGCTCGTGGCTGAGCTGCTGGATAAGGGCACCCCGCTGATGGCGGAAAAGAAGGTGCGGTTGGTGCGGGAGCTATCTGCCATGGTGGCGCGCACCCCGTCTGGTGAGGTCGCAGCATGGCCGGTTGTGGAATCCGTTCAGCAGGATGGCATCTGCTTCGAGGCCGTCGCCCCAGCACCGAACACCAACGCTGAACTGCTGGCTCAGGCCGAGGACCTCGCACGCACCGTTGCCACTGAGCTGGGCGTTACGGGAGTTCTGGCCGTCGAGCTGTTCGAGACCGTCGATGAGGCAGGCCAGCCGGAGATCATCGTGAACGAGTTGGCTATGCGGCCGCACAACACGGGACACTGGACCCAGGATGGTTGCGTAACCAGCCAGTTTGAACAGCACCTGCGCGCCGTGCTGGACCGACCGCTTGGCAGCCCGGCGCCGATTGCCCGCCACACGGTCATGGCCAATGTGCTTGGCGCGGATTTTGAGCCCGATACCCCGATCCACCAGCGCATGGACGAATGCTGGCGCCGGTTCCCCGAGGCAAAGATCCACATGTATGGCAAGGATTGGCGCCCGCGCCGCAAGATGGGGCACGTGAACATGACCCTCAAGGAGGGGCAGAGCGTGGATGAACTGCGAACTAACGCCCGCCTTGCAGCGACGTATGTTGTCACGGGTGCATGGGAGGATGGCTACGAGGGCTAG
- a CDS encoding Maf family protein — protein sequence MNTAEVSSPGPHNVQRIVLASTSPSRLSILRSAGVEPILINPEVDEDTAAAELTNPTPEEFVLHLAQAKARTAWRRRQDSGEATDGEVLIGGDSMLLIDGQLQGKPLTEEETVRRWQQQRGKSAQLITGHCVIHQGDEFSETALTTLHFANATDKDILAYARTGEPLFCAGAFTLEALGGWFIDRIEGDPSSVIGLSLPTIRRALEHFGLAFSDFWNAAPKA from the coding sequence ATGAACACTGCGGAAGTTTCCTCCCCCGGCCCACACAACGTTCAGCGGATCGTGTTGGCCTCCACGTCTCCCTCCCGTCTCAGTATTCTCCGCTCCGCGGGGGTGGAGCCAATCCTCATCAACCCCGAGGTGGACGAGGATACTGCAGCGGCAGAACTGACGAACCCCACCCCGGAGGAATTCGTCCTCCACCTGGCCCAGGCGAAAGCCCGCACGGCGTGGCGTCGGCGCCAAGACAGCGGCGAAGCAACGGACGGTGAGGTGCTCATCGGCGGGGACAGCATGCTCCTCATCGACGGCCAGCTGCAAGGCAAACCACTCACGGAAGAGGAAACCGTACGCCGCTGGCAACAACAGCGTGGAAAGTCTGCCCAGCTCATCACGGGCCACTGTGTCATCCACCAGGGGGATGAGTTCTCGGAGACGGCACTCACCACCCTGCACTTCGCGAACGCCACGGACAAGGATATCCTCGCCTACGCACGCACAGGGGAGCCGTTGTTCTGCGCGGGCGCTTTTACCCTCGAAGCCCTCGGCGGTTGGTTCATCGACCGGATTGAAGGCGATCCTTCCTCCGTCATTGGCCTGTCCCTCCCGACGATCCGGCGGGCGCTGGAACACTTCGGACTGGCTTTTAGCGATTTCTGGAACGCAGCGCCGAAGGCCTAG
- a CDS encoding dicarboxylate/amino acid:cation symporter yields MSSQRFTNSLLFRIVVAIIVGIICSFFFPEWAGRVFATLNGLFGNFLGFFVPVLIFALIAPAIANLGKGAGKWLGITTAIAYGSTIFSGLMAYGTTVALYPTLLAGESVEQAADIDEGALSPFFEVEMAPPFEVMTALLLAFCVGLAMTAVPSDSLLRGANQLRDVVMKVIENFIIPLLPFYIFGIFLTMGMNGNLVDTISMFLKVLIVAIIGTLILLVIQYLLAGAITGVNPLKAFKNMLPAYATALGTSSSAATIPVTYKSSLKNGVTESVAGFVVPLCATIHLAGSMMKIVLFAFAVMYMSGESVSAGLAVGFVLMLGITMIAAPGVPGGAIMAAVGLLTTMLGFTDEQVALMIAAYIAIDSFGTAANVTGDGAIAMVVNKFARGNLKAPSASQRSASTL; encoded by the coding sequence ATGTCATCACAAAGATTCACCAACTCGCTGCTATTCCGGATTGTCGTCGCAATCATTGTGGGCATCATCTGCAGCTTCTTCTTCCCGGAGTGGGCAGGACGCGTCTTCGCCACCCTCAACGGTTTGTTCGGTAACTTCCTCGGATTCTTCGTTCCGGTGCTGATCTTCGCGCTCATTGCACCCGCCATCGCCAACCTGGGCAAGGGCGCTGGCAAGTGGCTCGGCATCACCACCGCCATCGCCTACGGCTCCACGATCTTCTCCGGGCTCATGGCCTACGGCACCACAGTTGCGCTCTACCCGACTCTGCTCGCCGGCGAATCTGTGGAGCAGGCGGCGGACATCGACGAAGGCGCGCTCAGCCCCTTCTTCGAAGTGGAAATGGCTCCGCCATTCGAGGTGATGACTGCGCTGCTGCTCGCTTTCTGCGTGGGCCTCGCCATGACCGCCGTGCCGTCCGATAGCCTGCTGCGCGGTGCTAACCAGCTCCGCGATGTGGTGATGAAGGTCATTGAGAATTTCATCATCCCGCTGCTGCCTTTCTACATCTTTGGCATCTTCCTGACCATGGGAATGAACGGCAACCTTGTAGACACGATCTCCATGTTCCTGAAGGTTCTCATCGTAGCGATTATCGGAACGCTGATTTTGCTGGTCATCCAGTACCTACTGGCTGGTGCTATCACGGGCGTGAACCCGCTGAAGGCATTCAAGAACATGCTGCCGGCCTATGCCACCGCCCTTGGCACCTCCTCCTCTGCCGCTACTATTCCGGTGACGTACAAGTCTTCGCTGAAGAACGGAGTCACCGAGTCTGTGGCAGGTTTTGTGGTGCCGCTGTGTGCGACGATCCACCTTGCTGGATCCATGATGAAGATCGTCCTGTTCGCTTTCGCCGTGATGTACATGTCTGGCGAGTCCGTCTCCGCTGGACTTGCTGTGGGATTCGTGCTGATGCTCGGCATCACCATGATTGCAGCACCAGGCGTTCCGGGCGGCGCCATCATGGCCGCGGTTGGCCTGCTAACCACAATGCTCGGCTTCACGGATGAGCAGGTCGCGCTGATGATCGCGGCGTACATCGCTATCGATTCCTTCGGTACCGCAGCAAACGTCACGGGCGATGGTGCGATCGCAATGGTCGTGAACAAGTTCGCGCGCGGCAACCTCAAGGCACCGTCCGCTTCCCAGCGTTCGGCCAGCACCCTGTAG
- a CDS encoding SDR family oxidoreductase: MFAPKKYLSKFRSNQLAGGSIVVTGAAQGFGRTIAETFAKAGWSVGAYDVDTEKLEAWADSVPNVTWGALDVRDPEAWESVLAEFAEAHDGAINVLVNNAGVLYAGDFIEKGSFEADGRLVDINVKGVLYGARAAFPYLKLAASGKTKNKGAHLVNLCSAASIYGTPDMATYSATKFAVRGITEALEVEWDGHGIQVSDILPLYANTNMIANDRTVGMTRLGVHNTPQDVADVIFKAVSKGRGVPAKVHHPVGVQPSLLLGSSHMSPGFLTRFVNGSLVYEKKVRF; this comes from the coding sequence ATGTTTGCACCGAAAAAGTATCTGTCGAAATTCCGATCTAACCAGCTCGCTGGTGGATCAATTGTTGTTACTGGCGCCGCCCAAGGCTTTGGCCGCACCATCGCGGAGACTTTCGCGAAGGCTGGTTGGTCTGTGGGTGCCTACGACGTGGATACAGAGAAACTCGAAGCGTGGGCGGACTCAGTGCCGAATGTGACGTGGGGCGCTCTGGATGTGCGTGATCCCGAGGCTTGGGAGAGCGTGCTCGCGGAGTTTGCTGAAGCACACGATGGCGCGATCAACGTTCTCGTCAATAATGCGGGCGTGCTGTACGCGGGCGATTTCATCGAAAAGGGCAGCTTCGAAGCCGATGGTCGCCTGGTGGATATTAACGTCAAGGGAGTGCTGTACGGTGCGCGGGCGGCGTTCCCGTATCTGAAGCTGGCGGCGTCGGGCAAGACGAAGAACAAGGGTGCGCACCTGGTGAACTTGTGCAGTGCGGCGTCGATTTACGGCACGCCGGATATGGCAACCTACTCGGCGACGAAGTTCGCTGTTCGTGGCATCACGGAGGCGCTGGAGGTGGAGTGGGATGGCCACGGCATCCAGGTCTCCGACATCCTCCCGCTGTATGCGAACACCAATATGATTGCCAACGACCGAACCGTTGGTATGACTCGCCTCGGCGTGCACAACACACCGCAGGATGTGGCGGATGTGATTTTCAAGGCCGTATCCAAGGGGCGTGGTGTGCCAGCGAAGGTGCACCATCCGGTTGGCGTGCAGCCTTCGCTACTGCTGGGATCCAGCCACATGTCGCCGGGCTTCCTCACCCGCTTTGTCAACGGCAGCCTGGTCTACGAGAAGAAGGTGCGCTTCTAA
- a CDS encoding carbohydrate ABC transporter permease, whose amino-acid sequence MILLAIVIGYPVIRAIWLSFQADKHLDPDTGMFVEGGFAGLQHYLYWITNRCMTPSGQVTECAAGQLATDFWPALKITLFFVVVTVSLETLLGLWMALVMNRSFLGRGLLRAAVLVPWAIPTAVTAKLWQFIFADQGIINSILGSDIAWTTDPWAARFAVIIADVWKTAPFMALLILAGLQMVPSGVYEAARVDGASKWQQFTKITLPLIKPALMVAILFRTLDALRMYDLPVIMISESSNSPTAVISQLVITGTKQGNYNSASAMSTLIFLLIFSIAFIMVKFLGADVSGTQNMPKSTKKGSRWRRTKKEQEGKERPDKTGAEAQTQAEHVAATSSGVEFLDATKAGAAR is encoded by the coding sequence TCGATCCCGATACCGGCATGTTCGTCGAAGGCGGATTCGCAGGTCTACAGCACTACCTGTACTGGATCACCAACCGCTGCATGACCCCCTCCGGCCAGGTCACAGAGTGTGCCGCGGGACAGCTGGCAACGGACTTCTGGCCAGCGCTGAAGATCACGCTGTTCTTCGTGGTTGTGACAGTCTCCTTGGAAACACTATTGGGACTGTGGATGGCGCTCGTGATGAACCGGAGCTTCCTCGGCCGTGGACTGCTGCGTGCTGCGGTGCTGGTTCCCTGGGCTATTCCCACCGCCGTGACCGCGAAGCTCTGGCAGTTCATTTTCGCTGACCAGGGCATCATCAACTCCATCCTCGGATCGGACATCGCCTGGACCACAGACCCGTGGGCCGCGCGTTTTGCTGTCATCATTGCAGATGTGTGGAAGACCGCACCGTTCATGGCGCTGCTCATCCTCGCGGGCCTGCAAATGGTACCGAGTGGCGTCTACGAGGCCGCCCGCGTAGACGGCGCCTCCAAGTGGCAGCAGTTCACTAAGATCACCCTTCCACTGATCAAGCCCGCCCTAATGGTCGCCATCCTCTTCCGCACCCTGGATGCGCTGCGCATGTATGACCTTCCGGTGATCATGATCTCCGAGTCCTCCAACTCCCCTACCGCCGTGATCTCGCAGCTGGTCATCACCGGCACAAAGCAAGGCAACTACAACTCCGCCTCTGCCATGTCCACCCTGATCTTCCTGCTCATCTTCAGCATCGCTTTCATCATGGTGAAGTTCCTCGGGGCCGACGTCAGCGGTACGCAAAACATGCCAAAGTCCACCAAAAAGGGCTCCCGGTGGCGTCGGACAAAGAAGGAACAGGAAGGCAAGGAAAGGCCAGACAAGACGGGAGCAGAGGCGCAGACCCAGGCTGAGCACGTTGCAGCAACGAGCTCGGGAGTCGAATTCCTCGACGCAACGAAGGCAGGAGCAGCACGATGA
- a CDS encoding YdcF family protein codes for MQLRQPESAQSVARTGPGSGPFSAALNRFKRWSGVGTVALLGAEAAWMCLALIAPPGPAFAVAYALHFLPLCVGFGLSLPALRTGDRRRWLHTGMVVAAADYFSLALGAVVVLIGGSLVWRVLAGLGLAVWVIVLAAFILFLRRIAEAGRSSFTEPLGGSVNDSVDDPVDGTLGATRSAASRLDAVIVLGAGLIGKRPGPLLAARVDRAVVAAPAGREVRRMPLVMTGGQGPDELVTEAFAMAAYACERHERTLSEKNLELLREDRATNTRENLRFSVQRIREGLSEHVVAEETSLMRVGVVTSDFHVPRTEMTARTVAELLSQEHGGDRQSTGAPRMKRSVAGHGADQGTAGHDGNQGRAGHDVSEQLVQQGIGDQCVQSGGERVEFIVIGARTPRAARPAAYIREFVALALWKVRELF; via the coding sequence ATGCAACTCCGCCAGCCGGAGAGCGCGCAGAGCGTGGCTCGGACAGGGCCGGGTAGTGGGCCGTTCAGCGCTGCGCTCAACCGCTTCAAACGCTGGTCCGGTGTCGGGACCGTTGCGTTGCTCGGTGCGGAGGCGGCGTGGATGTGCTTGGCATTAATCGCGCCCCCTGGTCCGGCTTTCGCAGTGGCCTATGCGCTGCATTTCCTCCCTTTGTGCGTTGGTTTCGGGTTGTCTCTTCCCGCTCTCCGCACCGGGGACCGACGCCGCTGGCTGCATACCGGCATGGTCGTTGCTGCAGCTGACTACTTTTCTTTGGCGTTGGGCGCGGTTGTTGTCCTGATCGGTGGATCTCTTGTGTGGCGAGTGCTCGCCGGGCTGGGCTTGGCAGTGTGGGTGATCGTCCTTGCGGCTTTCATCCTGTTCCTGCGGCGGATCGCGGAGGCGGGGCGCAGCAGCTTCACCGAGCCACTGGGTGGTTCGGTGAACGATTCAGTGGATGATCCAGTGGACGGTACGTTGGGCGCTACCCGGTCAGCTGCGAGCAGGTTGGACGCGGTGATCGTCCTGGGTGCGGGTCTCATCGGCAAGCGACCCGGCCCGCTGCTGGCGGCCCGCGTGGATCGTGCGGTGGTTGCTGCCCCTGCGGGCCGTGAGGTGCGGAGGATGCCCCTCGTGATGACCGGTGGGCAGGGGCCGGATGAGTTAGTGACTGAGGCCTTCGCCATGGCGGCCTATGCGTGTGAACGTCATGAGCGAACTCTGAGTGAGAAAAACCTAGAGTTGCTGCGGGAAGACCGTGCGACGAACACTCGCGAGAACCTTCGCTTCTCCGTCCAGCGGATACGGGAAGGGTTGTCTGAACATGTCGTGGCTGAGGAGACAAGTCTCATGCGAGTGGGCGTGGTGACTAGCGACTTCCACGTTCCGCGCACAGAGATGACCGCGAGAACGGTGGCAGAACTGCTGTCACAGGAGCATGGCGGGGATCGACAGAGCACTGGAGCACCTCGGATGAAGCGTAGTGTAGCCGGGCATGGCGCGGACCAGGGCACAGCCGGGCATGATGGGAACCAGGGCAGAGCCGGGCATGACGTGAGCGAACAGCTTGTCCAGCAGGGCATAGGGGACCAATGCGTTCAATCAGGCGGAGAAAGAGTGGAGTTCATCGTCATTGGCGCGAGGACTCCTCGGGCCGCTAGACCAGCGGCCTATATTCGCGAGTTCGTGGCTCTAGCGCTGTGGAAAGTGCGTGAGCTGTTCTAG
- a CDS encoding acyl-CoA carboxylase subunit beta, with protein MTTTDTSTTAGKIADLKQRLAEARTPVGEDAVRATHDAGRFTARERVESLLDEGSFVEIDALARHRSTAFKLDKSRPLTDGVVTGHGTIDGRPVCVFSQDSTIFDGQLGEVTGEKIIKVLQLALKSGTPLIGLYDGTGARVKEGIVSLEMFSRIYRLQAQASGVIPQLAIVLGEVAGPQAHGVALSDVVIEVAEQGAVRLSAADPLSSISDASTGLAHITASDERGALDLAAEVLRYLPSNNRAITPAEEHTAAGDSVALDTLIPDASDESFEMKELIAGVVDGDSFLEFQPTYAPTILTGLARIDGRAVGVLANQPAVEDGFIDVDGAEKAARFTRFCNAFNVPLISFVDAPGFAADMQGAGAVRRTAKLIAASADASVGKLAVIVRRSFGAAYLAMGAKRLGTDLVFAWPTAQIAVSPADELAEATGVDAATLEEELVNPYAAAERGLVDAVIAPSHTRTQLIDGLRLLERKVEDQLPRKNNNMPL; from the coding sequence ATGACTACCACGGATACCTCCACGACTGCCGGCAAGATTGCCGACCTCAAGCAGCGCCTCGCCGAAGCCCGCACCCCGGTGGGCGAGGATGCCGTGCGCGCCACCCACGACGCGGGACGCTTCACCGCAAGAGAGCGAGTGGAGTCCCTGCTGGACGAAGGCAGCTTTGTTGAAATCGATGCCCTCGCGCGTCACCGATCCACCGCGTTCAAGCTCGACAAATCGCGTCCACTCACCGACGGCGTGGTCACTGGCCATGGCACAATCGACGGCCGTCCCGTGTGCGTATTCTCCCAGGACTCCACCATCTTCGATGGCCAGCTGGGTGAGGTCACCGGCGAGAAGATCATCAAGGTTCTGCAGCTGGCCCTCAAGTCCGGTACCCCGCTGATCGGCCTGTACGACGGTACCGGCGCGCGTGTGAAGGAAGGCATCGTCAGCTTGGAGATGTTTTCCCGCATCTACCGTCTGCAGGCGCAGGCCTCTGGCGTGATCCCTCAGCTCGCGATCGTGCTGGGCGAGGTCGCAGGCCCACAGGCCCACGGTGTAGCTCTGTCCGACGTGGTCATTGAGGTCGCTGAGCAGGGTGCGGTCCGGCTTAGCGCTGCGGACCCACTGTCCTCCATTTCCGACGCCAGCACTGGCCTGGCACACATCACTGCCAGCGATGAGCGTGGGGCTTTGGACCTAGCTGCAGAGGTGCTGAGATACCTACCGAGTAACAACCGTGCCATCACCCCGGCTGAGGAGCACACGGCAGCGGGCGATTCGGTTGCGCTGGACACGCTGATCCCAGATGCTTCCGATGAATCCTTCGAGATGAAGGAGCTCATCGCTGGTGTGGTTGACGGTGACTCCTTCCTGGAATTCCAGCCAACCTATGCCCCCACGATCCTCACGGGCCTGGCTCGGATCGACGGCCGTGCTGTAGGCGTACTCGCCAACCAGCCAGCAGTGGAAGATGGATTTATCGACGTGGACGGTGCGGAGAAGGCAGCCCGCTTCACCCGCTTCTGCAACGCCTTTAACGTGCCACTCATCAGCTTCGTGGATGCGCCAGGATTCGCCGCCGATATGCAGGGCGCTGGCGCGGTGCGCCGCACCGCGAAGCTCATCGCGGCATCCGCTGATGCATCCGTGGGCAAGCTCGCTGTGATTGTCCGCCGCTCCTTCGGTGCAGCCTACCTGGCCATGGGCGCCAAGCGCCTAGGCACCGACCTGGTGTTCGCATGGCCAACAGCCCAGATCGCGGTGTCCCCCGCAGACGAGCTCGCAGAAGCCACCGGTGTGGATGCTGCGACGCTGGAGGAAGAGCTGGTCAACCCCTACGCTGCTGCTGAGCGCGGGCTGGTGGACGCCGTCATCGCACCATCCCACACCCGCACGCAACTGATCGACGGCCTGCGCCTGCTGGAACGCAAGGTGGAGGATCAGCTCCCGCGCAAGAACAACAACATGCCGCTGTAG
- a CDS encoding carbohydrate ABC transporter permease, whose protein sequence is MKTFRNYAAVVLILIWGLAPFYWMVVTAFRHKDHTFSTNPLPSHFTLDNFKDALATDAGNNFLRAIGNSLIISLATTLIALAVGVFTAYALARVDFRGKGLVTGIILAASMFPGIALVTPLFQLFSRIEWIGTYQALIIPNISFVLPLTVYTLTSFFRELPWKLEEAARVDGASRSLAFRKVILPLAAPAMFTTAILAFIATWNEFMLAKQLSTPESEPVTVAIARFSGASAYEFPYAATMAAGALVTVPLVIMVLIFQRRIVSGLTAGGVK, encoded by the coding sequence ATGAAAACATTCCGCAACTACGCTGCCGTAGTCCTCATCCTCATCTGGGGCCTCGCGCCCTTCTACTGGATGGTCGTCACCGCGTTTCGGCACAAAGACCACACATTCTCCACGAACCCGCTGCCAAGCCACTTCACGCTGGACAACTTCAAGGACGCTCTGGCAACGGACGCTGGCAACAACTTCCTCCGCGCGATCGGCAACTCCCTCATCATCAGCCTCGCCACAACGCTGATCGCTCTGGCCGTGGGAGTCTTTACCGCCTACGCGCTGGCGAGAGTGGACTTCCGCGGCAAGGGACTCGTCACCGGCATTATCTTGGCCGCATCCATGTTTCCCGGTATCGCGCTGGTCACCCCACTGTTCCAGCTGTTTTCCCGCATCGAATGGATCGGCACCTACCAGGCGCTCATCATCCCGAACATCTCCTTCGTGCTGCCGCTGACCGTGTACACGCTGACGAGCTTCTTCCGCGAGCTGCCGTGGAAATTGGAGGAAGCCGCCCGCGTGGACGGGGCTTCCCGCTCCCTCGCCTTCCGCAAAGTGATCCTGCCGCTGGCAGCACCCGCGATGTTCACCACCGCGATCTTGGCTTTCATCGCCACGTGGAACGAGTTCATGCTGGCCAAGCAGCTATCCACCCCAGAATCAGAGCCGGTGACCGTAGCGATCGCCCGATTCTCCGGAGCATCCGCCTACGAATTCCCCTACGCAGCGACGATGGCTGCCGGTGCACTCGTCACTGTGCCGCTGGTGATCATGGTGCTCATCTTCCAGCGCCGCATCGTCTCCGGTTTGACCGCAGGCGGCGTGAAGTAG